The Piliocolobus tephrosceles isolate RC106 chromosome 10, ASM277652v3, whole genome shotgun sequence nucleotide sequence TcctgtagaagaaaagaaaaaaattcctcagGACACTCCAGCTTCACAAACCCCTTCCCCATTCCTTCCACTCCGCCACCTTGAAGACTCTCCCAGTCTGGGGCTGCTCCAGTGCACCTGATCTGAAACTTAATCCAGTCCCCTCAGGCCTCCCAAACCTGTCATTTTTCTCAGCAAGAGCCAAACAGGGAGAAATTCTCATATAAATGAGACAAGAGCCTTGCAGCCAATGAAGGCCCCCTCTAAAGGTGCTGACTTTAGGCCAGCTGCTATCTGAGGCAGCCCAGATATAGAATAATTTGCTCCACCTCAAAGCTCTTTCTAGGTGTGTTACagccctagaagaaaaaaataaacagcttgGAACTCCAGCTCCCAAAGTAAAACTAGGTCTTTCCGCCTGCTCCATGTACTTTTCATTTCCCCACACCCCGGACAAGCTGCAATCAGATGGCTGCGTCTTCAACAACAGTCAGCTTGCAAGGAAGGAAGACCATGAGAAGAGCTTCGACTCCCAGCGTCCCTTCCTCACCTGCTTTCCTCTCCCTCCAGGAGGGTCCTGTAGGTGGCAATCTCCAGATCCAGGGCCAGCTTGGTGTTCATCAGCTCCTGGTAGTCGCGCAGCAGGCGGGCCAGGTCTTCCTTGGCCTGCTGCAGGGCATCCTCCAGGTCGTTCAGCTTGTTCTTGGCATCCTTGAGGGCATTCTCGCCACGCTGCTCTGCATCACTGATGGACTGCTGCAAGTTGgcaatctgaaaaagaatatGACATCCTCTCATAATATGCATTCCCCCCGTGGCCTCCTCATCCCAGGTCTCCCCACTCCAGTGAGGCCAACAATGAGTCCAACAGAACCACTTGGCCTTAAGTCATATCACACGGGATAACGCATCACCATGTTGACTTCCTTAAAAGACCTTAGGGGTAACTCAACAGCCTCTCTTGGCCCTAAATAAGGCTCCTACAACCCTTACAGACTTGACATTCTTCTAAACACCTACTCTAAAACCTCCTGGCTGCACTTCCTCTCACTCCCCAACTCTTAAGTCCACTTTGGGTCATAGGCTAGATCGCTCACATTGACCATCCCATCTTTCTCTATTAGGCCATTCTCACAGATTTCCCTAAAGAGAACCCAGCATGATGGCTGCATTCTGGAAACTAGTATAGTCACAAAAGGAACCAGGGATAATAATGTAGCCTCGGTATGAATTGCAAGATTCAAAACTAGGAAAGCACTCGCCGTTTACCTGAGGGTTACCCTCATTCCATACAGCTGAGTGCTAGAAGGAGGAAGCATATACCTGCTTCTTGACATTGTCGATTTCAGATCTAAGTCTCTGGATCACACGATTCAGCTCGGAAATTTCCATCTTTGAATTTTTCACACTGTCCCCATGTCTGCCAGCAGTGATCTGCAGCTCTTCATACTAAAGATGGGAGATAGCATTTGTTAAATGTGGGCAGAACTCAGCAtggcacagacacacagacatgagATAACATAGGACAGCAAGACAAGCCATTTCAGGGAAACTGGCTAGGCCTTCAGCCCACTCACCTTGCTCTGGTACAAGGACTCGGCCTCAGCTTTGCTCTTCTGGGCAATCTCCTCATACTGGGCCTTGACCTCAGCAATGATGCTGTCCAGGTCGAGACTGCGGTTGTTGTCCATAGAGAGGATGACATTAGTTTCACTGATTTGAGTCTGCATCTGAGACAACTCCTGCAAGACATAATAGGTTAGTGACTCTTACAACACTGAAACAAAAAGCAACTTAGAGAAAGCAGTCAGAAGATAAAAGATAAGTATCTATTCTTCTGAATCGTGGTGGATTCAGGGTTAAAAACTCTCCATTTAGAAAAACTTGGTTGAAACTGGAAGACTTACTGCTTGGTAGAGTGCTGTAAGGAAATCAATTTCCTGCTGCAAGTTGTCAAGTTTGGCCTGAAGGTCCACCTTGGTCATATAAGCACTATCCACATCCTAGAGGAACAAAGGGCATCATGAAGGCACATTCTCTCCAGGGCAGCTCCCTCTCATTACCTGTAAGGGGATTCTCCAAGCAAAAAAGGAGCTTTGGGTCTACTCCACTCCTTTTTAACCCCAGGTAGATCATAGTTCCCTGACTGCCCCACCCCCAGATAGCACCATCAAGGGAGTACGCCTGGCTTGCTGAGGACCTGCCTCTCCATCTACTATGGAAGGTGCTGAGAAATATGGAGAAGCCAAGTGCCTGGATCAGTCCAGGTCCAAGATGATGTGAAAATACAGCCCCACTCCAGATACTCCTCAGGTCTACTACCTGGCTCTCCATATCATGGCTGCTTTCTGCTTAGTAATTGGAGACCCTCttccattatttatttcaaatgtgaGTTCCATTGTACAGAATTTGCCCACCTTCTTGATGGTCACAAATTCATTCTCTGCATTTGTCCGCTTGTTGATTTCATCCTCATACCTGCAGGAAAGCAGAAACAATTAGGAGATTCAGAGGGGGTAAGACCTGAAGTCCAGCATTCTAGACTAAGGGTGGCATTGCCTATCACTGCCTTTCTATTATGAACCTAGGACATATTGGCCACTCCTTTCTATTGAGCAATAAAACCACTAAACTACTTCCATCTCCTGAGAAAATGAAGATTTCTGAAAATGCCAAATTGATGTACCTCTAACCTAAGAAAAGACATAGCTACATACTGCTTCATGATCTTAGCTTATCACTTTCTGGAACTCTTTTGGAGCAAGAATTAAGAACTGCCCAGACAGGGTCCCTTACTTGTTCCGGTAATCCTCCACCATGTCCTGCATGTTCTTCAGTTCTGAATCCAACCGAGATTGATCGCTCTTCAGTTGGTCCACTCTCCTTCTGAGATTGTTGATGAATGACTCAAAGTAGGGCTCTAAATTATGGGTTCTAGTGGAGGTATCTACCTGCTGCAGCAGCTCCCATTTTGTTTGCAGTACCTGGTTCTGCTGCTCCAGGAACCTCACCTAAAAACACAAGACCCCATTACTCCTGATACAGAAAAGGGGTCCCATAGCCATGGAGGCCTGTGCCTCATTTGGAAAAGAACTTCAGTTCCTATCTTCTGACCATGACAGATAAATAGGGAGAAGATGATCAAGTTAGCATCATCTGCATAACAAAACCCAACTCGTTAATTCAGAGAGGGCTTGGAAGGGAGTAACTAAACAAATACCAATAGCAAAGCACATACAGAATTATTGCAATTATGTTTCGAAATAGGTGCATGATATTTAAGAGATTTGCCTCCCAAAATTTTGTGAGGTATATTACCATAAAAATTAGTTTGCATCCCcaggacacacacacatttcaaaaAGCATATCAGGAAAATTCAAAACTGGATTTGAAATTTGTTGTGGATAAGCTTGGATTGGCACTATTAATGattaagcaaaaagttaaaaaatggttTATCTGGGTTTTTTTAGAACTGATTTTTGGAGATATTAGTGTAAAAAAGCTCTAGCCTCATCCAGTACCAATGTAAAATTATTACAAGGCAGAGCTCCCCTCTGACAGCAAAAGATGTTTGGCACTGACTTACTACATATTTTCTGCTACAATAATACTCTATACTATGTTCACACTCAGCTCCCTTTCTATGGTTAGGAAGACCTTTCCAGGGTTCTCACTTGCACCCTGGAAACTTCAGTTAGCCCCATTTCTATTATCTTCATTCAACAGGTATGAGTCCCAATTCAGCTCAAGAGCTGAATAAAAAACACTTAAATGTTAATGTCACACTGATCCATCTTTAGGTAGACCACAGAACCCTTTGTCCAAGAGAGAGTCATTAGCACCATTCACAAGCATGCTTCTAACATATCTCCCAGGAGACCATTCCACAAAACATCCTTTTAACCATATAAACATGGAAACTTGAGGTTCAAACCTACATGTATTTTGACTGCACCAGTCCCAAGTGGACCAGCAGCAGCCCTACCAGTGCACTGAGCAGAGAAACTCACCTTGTCAATGAAGGAGGCAAATTGGTTGTTGAGTGACTTGATTTGCTCCCTTTCTCGAGACTTCACTTTTTGGATCTCAGGGTCAATCTCCACATTGAGGGGCTGAAGAAGGCTCTGGTTGATAGTGACTTCTTGTATGCCACCAGGGGGGCAGACAGGCCCATAACCACCCCCATATCCACCACCCCCAAAGCCACCTCCaccaaaaccaccaccaccactgccaaaACCACCAAAGCCACCACCCCCAATGCCACCACCACCAAAGCCACCACCaccaaaaccaccaccaccaaagccACCGCCACCAAAGCCACCACCACCATAACCACCGCCAAAGCCACTACGTCCACCTCCTCTAGCCACACTTATGGAGATGCTTTTACTGCCACCAAGGTTAACAAGACTCCGACTTCCAAATCCACCACCAGCACCAAagctaccaccaccaccaccaccacagcttGAAAATCTCCCACCACCTCCTCCACTGCGGCGTGTGGAGCTGCTGGTGGTCCTGCGGTGGTAGTTGACTATCCCAGCAGAGCCGGAGCTGAAGCCCCCTCCACTTCGGTACCCAGACCTGGAACTAAACTGCCGACTCATGTTGACTTAGAGAAAAGTAGGAGCAAGGTAGAGTAAGGGAAGGAGCTAAACACTCCTCTACCCCAAGCATAGAGACTTCCCCTTATATACAGGGAAGCAATTGGGCTTGGTCCTCCAGAGTCAGCGGAGATGCAGTGCCTCTCAAGGGTTTGGCTTGCCTGCAGCCATACAAGATTTTTACGAGCCTCAACAATACGATAAACACTACACACCTAGCTCCCAGGATGGGCTCTCAAAATTGCTGTGCATGCAAGATTGGTTCATGTGGTAATTATTTTATCACACAAGATCTTCCTTCAAGCGTTTGTGGCTTTGGGAAAATAGGACCCCACATCTGATACCTGGTGTTTGTGGGTAGGATTTCATAACCCCCATCACAAAGGCATGAAAGTTTCCATTCTCACCTTGCCCTCGTGAGCTACCAAGCACACTGTCTTACCATGCACAGCAGGTGCAATTCCCTGTGCTTGGATATCAGAAGGAGCTCTCTGGCCCATTTCTAAGATCTGCCTTCCAAACTCCAGAGCTCACTCAGTTATACCCTGACAAAGAGTAAGGGCTTTAAtagctaaaaaattaaaagatcttTCATAAATATAAAGATCTTTATAAATATACTACGTTGATTAATTAAAGGAAGAGAAGCTGTCATTGAACaagatggatgagtgggtggtcTGGAAGAACCAGAAGGGAGagaccattttttttctctgtttctcagttgttacttttcttgttccttttcttcAAAGATGGAGCAGGAGACAGACACCAGCAACAGAAAACAGGTGGCAACGGATAGCATGCAAACACCCATGAGTGAAAAAGCCCACAGAGCAGTGAGATGAGTAGATAGAAGCTCTAGGACATTTTGTAAAGCACAGGGGTGGAGGTGAGGCTTGACGGGTGATTTAAGCCTCACACGGGCtgtaaagaggaagaaataaatgcaGATTTGGAAAGGAGGACAATGAGAAGTATCTGGAGAGCCTGATCTGAGAAGTTTACATTGTTTCTGGaggtaataataatgataatgataacacCTAACAGTATCAAAAACTGACCATGTACCTGGCACTGTTCTACATAGCACATATGTATTAACTTGCTTAATTTTCACAACTTTGAGATAGATGGTATTTTTCTCCCCATTTGtagaatgagaaaactgagacacagggtTGAACAACCTGACCAAGTCTACACAGTTGGTAAGTGGGGTGGCTGGGATTTGAAGCAAGGATACCTAGCTATTGTGTTTAAGATCCTAAACAGCATGTTGTACGACAGCACAGCAGCCGAATTCAAGTCATTCTGCCTGCTGTGTGTAAAGCCAGACAGCACAGGAAGTACCCCACCACAGAGAGTTCTGAGGGCAGAAGGCCTGTTTTATCACTCTGAATCCTTGGCTCCTGGCACATGCAAGCACTTGGAAAATGTTTCTTCCATTCACTCTGAGAAGGGGATTTTGGTGGCGCAGAGTTTAATGAGGAGATTTAACTTCCACCCAAGTGCAAGAGCACCCAGCATGCATTGCAATGGACCAGGAAACCTCAGGGGCCTCCCTGGAGAGCAGCACTTGATCAATGTCAGTGGATAATAGTGGCACTGAGATCTGGACAGACCAGAACCCCACGCAGACTTTCATTTGAAGACTTCTTAGAAGCCCGGCATGGTCTCCAGGCCTGCACATAAACAGAGAATTGAAGACTCAAAGGGGAGAAACCAGCTCTAACATCAGCTGGCTCCAAGCAATTCTGTAAGTGGCAAACCATAGATGTACATGGGAAGTCTCCACTATGGTATGCAAGATCTATGGGAGAAAGAGAGTCTGTGAAGATCATCTGGTCCCATTGCTCTGTGGCTCTGAATTGGGCAGGCTGTGTTTGTCCTCTCCATTGCACTCTTCACGTTGAGCCTTGTCCCTCTTCTCCTCCCACAGTTTTTGCCTTATACCCTCCCCCAGAAAGTGCCCCTCACCACTCCCCTGCTACCCCGCTCCCTCGCCATCACCATGGCACTGCTATCTGGGACTCTGTCCTAGCACTAAAATCCTTCGGCTGCTAAACCAACCATCTCTTTAGGGAATGAGTAATTCAGGTCTTGTTAGAAACAATGGAGACTGGGACAGTCTTGACATGGTAATGACTGTTGCCTAATCATTTTCTGACAGgcaatcaaaattattttagttcaGCATACTCCCTCATGAGACATATTGTTCTGCACCATCAATTCCTTCTAGCATTTTGGAGgggtgtgagtatgtgtgtgcacacatgtttgtgtgcatgtgtgtgccagCCAAAAACAGATCCTGGCAGTGATCCACACTCCCATCTTTGAACTAAGAAACTGACACACAGAAAAATCAAAGGTTTGGATGGTCAGGGAATTGGTAGACAACTTAGCTGCAAAACGTACTCCAGGTGCTCCTGTGAGAAGGGAGAAATGCAGGACTAGAAGGAATAAGTGCCGTACACCTCACCATAGCTTACATTTGCACAGCTCACCCCAccaaacacatacacaaagagCATCCCACAAGAGCCCTGAGAACTGGGCAGTCTAGCTGTTCTCAACCCATTTCATGAAACAGAAAACTGATTCTCAGAGAATAAGTGGCTTCCTCTAGATGCTCCAGCTAGGAAAAGACACATCTGGGACCAGAACCTGGGTTTTCTGATTTCAATTCAAGTGATATTCCTCCTAAACTGGGAAGAGGCTCAAAGACAGGCAAGTGGAACTGGGCCCTGTAAACGAGTACACAGAGAATTACAGAATGCTCCCATCCCTGGGGCCTCAAAGGTCACACCATCTAACCTGCCTCACAGAGAAGTGAGAGCACAGgcccaaaaaaagtaaaaaaaaaaaaaaaaaaaaagtctaagtcATTAGTCAATTCCTGAGACTCTTCCCATCGCTGAATCAAACTCCTATTCTTCTTCCACTGCCCACTTTCAAGGCAGCCCAACAGAGTTGGAGCTGCAGTGCTGCCAGACCAGGCCCGTCATCTCCTGTGATGTCCCCAGGATCAGGGTGGGTGTGTGGGATATGAAAAACCACATGCAGgaaaggtgtgagccacacacTCTCTCCTGGCTTACTTATGTACTGTGCATttatgaaataaagataaaatgagagagaaagagacactaACATCTACAGGCAGCAACTATGTTGTTAGGAACCACATTGCATTTAAATCCCACACAAAGTCTGTGTGGTGGGAGCTCTTAGccccattttaaagaaaaggcatCTTAGGTTTATAGAGGTTGAAATATGTGCCCAAGGTCATCCAGCAGGTAACTGACAAGCCACGCTTGCCTCACTCCAGAGTCCAAGCCCGCTGCATCGCATGGGCTCCTTCTGTCATCAGCCTGCTCACACCACCCGCACCTCCTACATCTTGCCCTGCTCACCCACTCCCCCAGCCTCATGCCTTGACCCCTTCAATCTCATGCTTTGCCCAGATTGTTCAACCCTCTTCTTCCCTTTCCATCCCTGTTCCTCTCTGTCTTCCAAGCCCACTTCTACTCTTCTCTTCTCTGAAAGGTCTTCTGGTTGCTTCGGCAACTTGCCACAAAACCCTACCCTTAGTCAAGCTCTGGGCCACCAAAGATCTCAATTCCTGAACATTTGGTCCTGAATCTGTTTTTGGTCCATCAGGCCTTGCAGGCAAATGCCATCTCCTACAGGAAGTTTTCCTCAATCCACATCAGGCAAGTGCTCTGTTGGTCTCTTTTTCCAAGCTCGGCTGCTGCCAGACTCAGTACATATTGATGCATTGCTTGGCTCATTTTCATGCATGTGCTGTGTGTTTCTTGGCCCTTCAATCGCTCTGTAAGCCTTTTGAAAGCAAGACTGAGTCCCTGTGTCTTTTGATGCCCTCCCAGCATCCCACATGTCCCCTTATACTTGAGAGTTACCCCAGCGGTGCTGGATTACAGAGCACCAAAACACCCCCACCCAGGGATTCACACACAACCCAACCCAGAACTGATCATTGAGATGAGGCTGCCAGGGGCTCGCTGTGGGGCATGGGCAGGAGCAGGTGTGGTGATGTTTTGAGAGCTTTTTGTGGGATGGGACCAAGAAAAGAGTGAAGAGAGACATGCAATGACAAGCCACCCAGCCCTGAGGGACTCCACCAGGGACGTGGGACAGGGAAATCCCAGGGGAGTGGGGAAAGCTGAGGCCTGGGCGGAGTGAAGAGAAATCACAGACAATGGGGAGGTAGGGTGAGATGTTGAAAGCAGCCAGGCAGCAGAGGAGGGGCCAAGGCTTCTTATGTAGGAGGGAGAGGTGCAAACAGATGGGCAGACCTATTTAGGACAGACAGCAAAGAAGGAGGTTCCCCAGGAGTCACTCACTAGCAAGGCTGGAGCAGAGCAGAAGCCAGGAAGGAGGAAAACAAAGATGAGCGTGGAGGAGAGAGGCGGTGGGGCCCATCTTACTCTGTGCCATGGAGGCCTCCAGGCCTGGGCTGTGCTCCGCTCCTGATTCTGCTCTTCTCTAGGCAGGTCACTGACCATCTCTGAGCTTAAGTTTCCTTCCTCTGTAAAAAGGGGGCTCTACGTACCTTCCAGCGAAACTGAAGCATAGTAGAGGATAGATAAAGAGAaaaggagccaggtgtggtggctcacacctgtaatcccagcactttgggaggctgaggtgggcagatcacgaggccaggagatcgagaccatcctggctaacatggtgaaacccagtctctactaaaaatacaaaaaaattagcccagtgtggtggcaggtgcctgtagtcccagctactctggaggctgaggcaggagaatggcgtgaatccaggaggcagaagcttgcagtgagccaagatcatgccactgcactccagcctgggcaacagagagagactccatctcaaaaaaggaaaaaaggaaagatttttccCTCACTCTTGCATTTGAGAGAACCCAGAAGCTGatataataatcagaaaaaaaaaagaaaaaagaaaaaactttagaaCAAGCCCCTGCTTTACTGGAAACAGTGAAAGGGCTGGAACAGGACATTTAAGCTCTTGACATGGGCCCATTTCCTCATCTTGTGAGAGAAAGCCTTAAGGAGTCCACGGACCTGCCCTAGGAAAGCTAGGGGCCATCACGTGGAAGAAGGGATACTGGGCACACCTGAGGCTGGAGGGAGCTGGGGCCAGATGTGAGGAGCCTTTGCCCTCGCTGCAGAGTGCTTGCTCTGCAGGGAGAGCACGAACACTGAGGGCTGAGCACACAGGGGCAGGCTTGGAGGCCAGAATGCACACTTAGAGCCCCTTGGAAGCCCTTCCAGGCTTGGGATTGGGCCACTCGGATCCGGTCCTCCATGCTAGAAAACCTCCCAATACCCCAAATTCCCAGCAAGCCCTGCAACACAGCATTGATCAACCTGAAGATATCCGTTTCCCAGACTGATCGGAAAGCTGATACAACCAGGGAAACCTTGAAGAGGGACCTTCAAGTTCAGGGTAATGCCCAGTAATTTGTTGGACTTTTTTCCCTGTGACCAATTAATGAGCAAATGGCTCGTTAATTTGAAGATGCATCCTGGGCCAAAGGGCTGGGTAATTGAAAAGAGATGACATTCTCAAGAGACTCTTCCTTAGACCAGGAACTTTCCCAGCCCAGAAACGTACACCTTGTCCAAGGTCAGATGGAGTTAGAATTTTACTGAGTCAATGATTGCTCCTCCAGTTCACCACGTCCTCAGATCAAAATCTCTGTGGATGAGAAGCTGGtggaattaaatttatatttccagaGTACCCCACCCTGCCACCCTGCCTCTCAGAGCGAAGAGTAGCTGGCGGCCTTTCCCTGGGACTCTCATCAACCCAGGTGCTTGCTCCCTCCTGCCAGCCTCTTGGTTTGATTGATGAATGCACCTGCTTGGCTCTCCCTCTGAGTATCTGCCTTGTGGGAATAGCATTGATCAAGGGCAGGGATGGAGAACTCTGTGGTCCCTGGAAGGACTTCAGACCCCCACACCTGGTCTCCCCACTCCCAGGTATGGTGGGACGCAGGTGAGATATTGCACGTGTGGGCATTTCCTACATGGTTTATAGAATTGCTTATTGTTTTCACTGGGGTGAGCTGAAAGTGAGAGACATTTTCTCCTGATGGGATTTCTTATTGTCTCTGATGGAAATATTATCTGTTTCAGGAAATCTCCTCAGTGTCTTAGTGCTAGCCCTCCTTGTTTAGGTCCCTAGAGTTACTCCCTCTTGCCCTGAACTTCAACTTAAGACTATTCATTTAGACATTGAGATAACTTCTTTGACCAACTCCTCTCCTTTCTGTCCTTTATTTCTCCTGCCCCTACCTTGTGGAATCTCTATTCCAATATTCTTCAGATTCAGGCACATGATTTCCTCCATCTGTCCCCTAGGCCTCCATGACTGGACAAAATCAAGAATTCTGAAGAGAAAAATCAGGGCCACATTTTCTGGGACAATCCTAACTTGTTCTCAGGAGAGGATGGGAAAGGTGAGCTGTGGTTGGCCTTACTGTTGGGCTTTTTGTCAGAGCCAACCTGGATCCCCTTAGAGTATCACACACGCATGACCCCAGGGATAATCAAACTCACACCCTGTAATAGACCCTGTGCTGCCAGAAAACTTAGCTTCATTTTACAATCCTGGCTAGGGCCCTTGGCCTCTCTGTGACTTTAGCTTTCACTGGCACCTGACCTCATTCTTCCCATATAACATGgagagtagaatttttttttctcaggctCCGCCACGTGAACTCTTAGTACAGCAAAGATGTGAGACACCTTCATACATGTATCCCCACCCATCTGCACTCCCGCCCTCAACCTCTTGCCAAATGGTTAGCCAATCTCTGCTTGAAACTTGATCACTCCCCAGGTAGCCTCTCCCATGTTAGGATCAATAGAAAGGTGCTTCTTATATTGAGCCAAATTTGTTGTAGCTTCCTGAAGCAATATTGATGGAATTTGGATATGGGATTCATTGGAATAAGACAGCAACCCATATGAATAAAACATTGTGTTCACAGGCACGCCCCTCCAGACGTCTTTGTGGGGGATGTGGCAGCTAACTGCAAACATCGTATCAACCCGTAGTGATAAGACACTCTGTTCCCAAGCACACCCCTCTATTCTCTCTGAGAAGTTTCTCCCCATTTCACCTATCCTGGCAGCAAGCCTGTCAGGGGACAGGcagaaaagggaaatgtgggcaGACAGTCTGCCCACATGTGGAAGAGAAGCCCACCTTTCAAGGGACATGTGGCAACTAACTGCAAAGACACTGCCTAATCTAGGTCATCGGCTAGAGTCAGCCACCCTTCCTGTGGTCCCACGGAAGCCTTTCAAATCTTTGCAGTTAGCTGCCACATCTCCCTCAGAGTCTGCTCTCCCGGGCCTTTCACCGGTACTCCTGTGACCAGGCTTTTGATTCCCCACCATCACTGTCCTGGTCACCCTCCTCTGAGGAAGCTGTTTATTACTGTCCTTGGAGCTCAGAGTCCCAGAGTGATCTGCCTCCAGAAGAGCCTAAACAAGCTCTAGAC carries:
- the KRT1 gene encoding keratin, type II cytoskeletal 1 — encoded protein: MSRQFSSRSGYRSGGGFSSGSAGIVNYHRRTTSSSTRRSGGGGGRFSSCGGGGGGSFGAGGGFGSRSLVNLGGSKSISISVARGGGRSGFGGGYGGGGFGGGGFGGGGFGGGGFGGGGIGGGGFGGFGSGGGGFGGGGFGGGGYGGGYGPVCPPGGIQEVTINQSLLQPLNVEIDPEIQKVKSREREQIKSLNNQFASFIDKVRFLEQQNQVLQTKWELLQQVDTSTRTHNLEPYFESFINNLRRRVDQLKSDQSRLDSELKNMQDMVEDYRNKYEDEINKRTNAENEFVTIKKDVDSAYMTKVDLQAKLDNLQQEIDFLTALYQAELSQMQTQISETNVILSMDNNRSLDLDSIIAEVKAQYEEIAQKSKAEAESLYQSKYEELQITAGRHGDSVKNSKMEISELNRVIQRLRSEIDNVKKQIANLQQSISDAEQRGENALKDAKNKLNDLEDALQQAKEDLARLLRDYQELMNTKLALDLEIATYRTLLEGEESRMSGECAPNVSVSVNTSHTTISGGGGRGGGGGGYGSGGGSYGSGGGSYGSGGGGGGGRGSYGSGGGSYGSGGGGGGHGSYGSGSSSGGYRGGSGGGGGGSSGGRGSGGGSSGGSIGGRGSSSGGVKSSGGSSSVKFVSTTYSGVTR